The nucleotide window CAGGCTCGTTTTGCACCTTTTTTAAGGGTTTCTTCGAGCTCCTTTTCATTCTTACGAATTGATAAAAAGTGCTCCCGCTTGGGGCCCAGCTCAGCTTCAAGGGCTAGGTGAAGGTCTTGTTTTGCGTGTCCCCATCCGTATCCGCCAGCGTTGAGCTTGTCTTTCATGATCTGTTGCTGCTCGCTTGAGGCCACTGCGCGGTAGAGCTCAAAGACAGTACTGCCTTCAGCGACTTTGGCGTCCTCCAAGGATTCTGAGCCCGTCTTGATCTTCATGATGACTTGCTTGAGTTCCTTTGCCGGGGAAAACAAGGGGACAGTATTACCGTAGCTCTTGCTCATTTTTTGGCCATCGGTACCCGGCACAAGCAGAGAATCGTTGATGAGTGCTTCAGGAACAACAAGCGTATTTTCTCCAAACAAATGGTTAAAACGTGTAGCAACATCACGACTTAGCTCGATATGCTGTTTCTGATCTTTTCCTACCGGGACAACATCGGTATCAAAAAGAAGGATGTCTGCGGCCATAAGCACTGGATAATAGAAAACGCCAGCATTTGGGCTTTCGTTTTGCGTCAGAGCGTCTTTGTAGGCATGACCTCGTTCAAGTTGTCCCGTAGCAAGCAAGCAGCTTAGAACCCAACTCAATTCGAAGACTTGCGGCACATCCGACTGTCGATACAAAAGTGTTTTTTCAGGATCGAGCCCACAAGCAAGCCACGTAGCCGCAACATCGTAAACGTAGCTCTTGAGCTTTTCTGATTCACGGAGCGTTGTGAGCGCATGGTAGTCTGCAATGAAAAAGTAAGTGCTGTACTCCTGGCACAGTTGCAGCGCAGGCTTGATCGCACCAAGGTAGTTGCCAAGGTGAGGAGTTGCTGTGGGTTTGATGCCTGTAAGTGCGGTTTTCACGGTGTGCTGTCGTCTGCTGTCTATGCCAGTTAGTTTTTGTTTAGGAGTACAATAAATAACGAGAGTTAGGATAGCTTGTTTTAGTCCTATTTAACTTTATCTGTAGTGGAATGCTTTTCGAGAGCTTTTTTGCCCCAAGGGATCTCGAAGATGTCTTTCGTGCTGCAGTAGTTGAGTCCACCCATACGGCCCACCGCAGCCAACTTTTTCTGATCCACGTGAAACCTTTCGTTAATAAGATCATCATCGGCATGAATCCAAACGACGCGTCCAATAACAATATTTCCGCCGGCAACAGCTCCGGGATTAAGTTCGATAACCTGCTCTAGTTTGCATTCAAAGGCCATTTTGCAGCGAGCAACCCGCGGACACTTTACTTTGATGCTTGGTGAAGCTTCAAGACCCGATAGCTTGAACTCGCTTTCGCCTCTGGGTAGCTCTTCTGCACAAGCTGCCATTTCATATTGAAATTCTTCAGAAACAATGTTTACGACAAATTCTCTGGTGGTTTCGACGTTGAGTAGGGTGTCTTTTTTGCTGCCATCTTTTTTGTTCGCCGGACAAAAAAGCAGGGTAAGAGGATTGCTGCTTACACCCGTAAAAAAAGAATAGGGGGCAAGATTGCTTTCGCCTGAAGCAGATTGGCTCGACACGAAAGCTATGGGCCGAGGCACGACCGATCCAATACATAGTTTGTAACGGTCAGGCTGAGAAATTTTTTCAGGATCAATTTGCATGACGCAACCACCTCCACATCCAAAATAGTCCACCGACGCTCAGAACTAGCGTGGTTGTTGTTAAGGCCAATGATCCTTCAGCGAACATAGCCACGCGCCCGATCGACAGAGCAGCGAGCCCAGCTAGGAAGATTCCCATTAGCGCTTCGCCGGCAATCATTCCGGAAGACATAAGTACTCCTTTATGCTGAGAGTGTTTGCTGTGATCCGCAACGTGCGAAAGAAAAGCACCTGCAAGCATAGGGACAGTTACACCAAAAGGTAAATAAATTCCAACAGCAATTGGCATGAGATGCAAACGAAATACAATATTCTTTTTCGTTGCAAAAGAGTATCTAAAAGCAAAATGATAAGGCCAGAACCCACCCCCTAGACCAGACCATGTCCCATGGCAGACGTTGATCTGAAAAGAAGCCTCTAGCCAAGTTGGCAAACAAGGTGGCCTGTGGGGCGGCAAGCTCGCGTCCGCCAATGCCACCAGGTGTATTTTCATGAAGGAGTTTTAGGACCGGAGCCATCACCACGGCGCCTACGATGACACCAGCAATCTGCATACGTTGCTGCAACTTGGGTGATGCGCCCACAAGATGGCCCGTTTTTAAATCGTTGCAGACGTCTCCCGACGTACACGCGACGCAGCATACGATGCCAGCGACACCAAGCATGGCCGCCATGGCTTCTATTCCTTTAACTCCGGTAAAAGCTGTTGTTGCTAAAATGAAAAGACCGGAGATCAGTACAGCTGTGATCGTCATCCCAGACACTGGACTGTTGCTACTTCCAACCAGGCCCACGATATAGCTGGCCACGGCGGTAAAAAAGAAGGAAAGCACAAACATCAACACGGTAGCGAGAAGGGTTACAGCAAGGTTGTGGGTGAACTCGAAATAGATTCTCGCGATGACAATCACAATTAGTGTGGCAAGCACTGCGATACTTCTGCTGGAGATGTCTTCATCGTCTCCTTCATTGTGATTGTTCCCGTAGAGACGGTCTTTGACATGCAAAAATGCTGACCTGAGGCCGCTTCGTACGCGTATAATGGAATCAAAACCTGCCACGAGCATGGCGCCAACACCGATGTACCGTATGCGGCTATCCCAAATGTGCCAGGCGCTATCGACAGCAGATAGTTCGGATGTCCCTGTGCTGCCGAGCAACGGAATACAAAAGAGCCAAGCAAAAGTCCCACCGATAAAAATCAATAGAGCGATTCGCCATTTTACGATGAAGCCGACGCCAAGCAATGCTGGTGAAATATCGGCGCCAAAATAGAACACACGCTGGTTTCCAAAGAAAAATGCACTTTGAAGGCTATGCGCGATGATTTCAAAGAATCCGGCAAAGATTTTAAACAAGGCTCCGACAGAAGCGCCAATGAATATTGGCAAGGCATTTTGTGTGTGATCGGAGCCCGCTTCAGCGGCCCGCAGTACTTCCGCGCATGCAACGCCTTCAGGGAAAGCAAGGTCTTTGTTATCAACCACGAACACTCGGCGCATTGGGATCATAAACAGCACTCCGAGCAGACCCCCGCTCACGGCTATTCCTGTTGTGAGCCACCAGTTGAAGTCTTCCCATGCTCCTACGAGCACCAGTGCGGGCAGGGTAAAAATGACACCTGCCGCAAGAGACTCCCCTGCTGAAGCTGCAGTTTGAATTTGATTGGCCTCTAGGATAGTGCCGCCTCGAAAGACGACCCGAAGCAATAAGATTCCAACAACGGCAGCGGGAATCGATGCGGAGACCGTCATTCCAACGCGTAGACCAAGATAGACATTGGCAGCGCCCATAATGGCCGAAAGGAGAAGTCCAAGTAGTATCGCGCGTACGGTGAGTTCTTGATGCATAGCGGTCCTTTAATATCGCGATCGGCTGCTTGAGTGTTCTCGTGAGAAGCTGTCTCGTATAGGTTGAGCGAGAATTTCGTAGTTTCCATGAAGAAAATAGCGCATGATGCCCAATGAGACCAAATCTTCGTGCTATGTCACTGTGTAGGCAGCTGCAATGTCTTTGTTATCTGATCTTCTAAGCCAAACCGGTCCGATCGCACGTAGTGTTTCTGGTTACGATCACAGGCCTTCGCAATTGGAGATGGCCGAAACCGTGGCACAAGTTCTCCAATATGGTGGCGTGTCGTTGATTGAAGCCGGAACGGGAACCGGCAAAACGCTGGCTTATCTTCTACCAGCCTTCTTGTCTGAAAAACGCGTGGTTGTATCCACTGCAACGAAAGTTTTGCAGGATCAAATCATCAACAAAGACATTCCTTTACTGGAGCAAGCATTGGGGAGCGACCTGAGAGCGCTTCCTATTAAAGGTTTATCAAATTATGTATGCAAACGCCGTTATCGGAACTTTATACAAAGCTCTGAATTTTTCGATTCTCGCTACGCTCAAGACACTGAACTTGTTCAGCGTTGGATGGACGCCGCAGTATACGGAGAAATCAGTGAGCTTAAACAGCTAAAAGAAAACTCGCTTCTTTGGCCTAAGATCAATAGTGGAACCGATACGCGAATTGGTGCTCGTTGCTCATTTTTTGAGGAATGCTTTGTCACTCAGCTTCGACGCTCTGCAGAGCATGCTCAAGTTTTGGTCGTGAATCACCATTTGTTTTTTGCGGATTTAGCGTCGAAGGGCCCCAACAACAATGGCATTCTTCCTCCCTATGATGCCGTTATTTTTGATGAAGCGCATCAAATCGAAGACGTCGCAACAGAGTTTTTTGGTGTGCGTGTTTCGAGCCATCATTTAGAAACATTGATACGAGATTTGGTGCAAAGCCAGTTTTACCTTGATGAACGAGGCGCATTCGAATTGCTTTTTCGTCAAGTCGAACGTTGTTTTTCAGAGTGTTTCTCGTTGCTTCCAAAAAACCGTGAGATTGATTCACAGCGTTTTGAAATCAGCGTGGAGCATTTCTCTGATGCAGTTCAAAAAAAAATGTTCGAGTTGGATGATGCCTTAGACGCTTTGCAGTCAAGGTGTGACAACTACTCAAAAAAGCACGCGATAGCGGCTCAATTCGTAAAAAGAATACGGAATCTTCGAGATGATATTTCACTTATTTCTGAGGGAGGAAATCGGGACCATGTGATATGGGCAGAGCAGAAGAGTCGCTCTTTGGCAATTGGTGCTAGTCCGATAGATATCTCTTATGTGTTTCGTTCGCAGGTGCTTGAGCGAAATGAAGCTGTGGTTTGTACAAGTGCAACTTTGTCATCCTCATCGTCTTTCAAGTTCATTAGGCAACGTTTAGGTATCGAAGAGGAAGTAGATGAGAAAATCATCGAATCGCCCTTTAATTTCCAAGAACAAGTAATTCTTTATGTAAATGAAAATATGGAGCTGCCTAATACCGCTACCTACAATCAAAGTATTGCCGAAGAGATTATTTCATTGATCGAGCTGAGCAAAGGTGGCGCATTTGTATTGTGTACTTCACTAAAATCCATGCACGAGCTTCATACGCTATGCGCAAAGAGACTTGGGTTCAAGTGCTTGATGCAGGGTCAGGCTTCCAAAAATGAGTTGCTTAGTGAATTTAAGAAAGATGCTAATGCTGTGCTCTTTGGTTCTGGGAGCTTTTGGGAAGGAGTTGATGTGCCAGGCGCTGCACTGCGCTTAGTTATCATCGACAAGTTGCCTTTTGCGGTCCCGACAGATCCTCTTTTGGTCGCACGAGCGAAAGCTATTGAAGAACGCGGCGCATCGCCGTTTATGGATTATCAAGTTCCTTCGGCGGCGCTCGCTCTAAAGCAGGGTTTTGGACGGTTGATTCGTAGCAAGTCAGATAAAGGCATTGTCGCGGTGCTGGATTCGCGGCTTGTAAAAAAGGGTTACGGAAAAGTGCTACTACGCGGGCTCCCTTCATGTCCTATCATCAAAAATTTTGATGAATTAAAAATACGCTATAAAGATCTTTGCCCGAGTGTTGTAACGTTAAAAAGTGAAAACGAATTAGAAGTGCGTGTGTTTTAGAGCTACACGGCGGAGGTGAAAAGTTTTTTCTTTTTATGTTTGCTCGCTCTTCATGTCGTGTTTGAGTAAGTTTTTGGTAAGCATGGTTACGGCCTCTTTTTGTTTTGAACTAGGCGTGTTTGCTCGTGTTGCCGAGATTTGTTCGAAGCGAATGGAGGTGCTTCCGACAACGATAACGTCTCCTGGTTTGAGAACTGCTTGGCTTTGTTTAATGCCATTTACAAAAGTGCCGTTCTTGCTGTGCAGGTCTTCGATCCTAACTTTCCCTTCATCAACAGAAATCACAAAATGCTCGCGTGAAGCATCTAGATCGTCCAAGGTCCAGTGGACATCTCGACCACGCCCGACGATCCAGCGGCTTTGGTTCTGGCTGATGCGAAATTCTTCGCCTTTTTGCGAAGCTGTTTCGATGACGAGCCTGGCTTCGTTTGGGGCAAGCTTGCTTACAGCTGGGCTTTTCGCTCGATGCGTATGAATAGTCATCTCTTCGGGCATGATGGCGTTGATCAGTGCAGCAATTTGCGCGGAGTCGATGCGTAGCGATTCAGGTATCGCATGGTAGAGCATGCTTCGTAGTTCTTGGGCTGTTTGAGGGCGGTATTCGGGATCTTGAGCCAAAGTTTTCATTACCAGGTCATCTAATTTTTCCGGTATCTGTTCGTTAATTAGGCTTGGCTGTGGGATGGGGGCTCCGCGCAAACGATCCATGAGTTCATCCGTACTACTCACGTCAAACAGTGTTTCCATGGTCAATAGCTCCCAAAGCACCACGCCAAGAGCAAATATATCTGTGCGTCTATCGATAATTCTTCCCAAGGCCTGTTCTGGTGCCATGTACTGATATTTGCCTTTGACAATTCCAGAGGCTGTTTTTTCTTGGTGGTTAGCGGCTTTTGCAACTCCGAA belongs to Myxococcales bacterium and includes:
- the trpS gene encoding tryptophan--tRNA ligase — encoded protein: MKTALTGIKPTATPHLGNYLGAIKPALQLCQEYSTYFFIADYHALTTLRESEKLKSYVYDVAATWLACGLDPEKTLLYRQSDVPQVFELSWVLSCLLATGQLERGHAYKDALTQNESPNAGVFYYPVLMAADILLFDTDVVPVGKDQKQHIELSRDVATRFNHLFGENTLVVPEALINDSLLVPGTDGQKMSKSYGNTVPLFSPAKELKQVIMKIKTGSESLEDAKVAEGSTVFELYRAVASSEQQQIMKDKLNAGGYGWGHAKQDLHLALEAELGPKREHFLSIRKNEKELEETLKKGAKRACAIADKTMQRVRKAVGIT
- a CDS encoding flavin reductase family protein, which codes for MQIDPEKISQPDRYKLCIGSVVPRPIAFVSSQSASGESNLAPYSFFTGVSSNPLTLLFCPANKKDGSKKDTLLNVETTREFVVNIVSEEFQYEMAACAEELPRGESEFKLSGLEASPSIKVKCPRVARCKMAFECKLEQVIELNPGAVAGGNIVIGRVVWIHADDDLINERFHVDQKKLAAVGRMGGLNYCSTKDIFEIPWGKKALEKHSTTDKVK
- a CDS encoding OPT/YSL family transporter, whose translation is MPIAVGIYLPFGVTVPMLAGAFLSHVADHSKHSQHKGVLMSSGMIAGEALMGIFLAGLAALSIGRVAMFAEGSLALTTTTLVLSVGGLFWMWRWLRHAN
- a CDS encoding oligopeptide transporter, OPT family — translated: MHQELTVRAILLGLLLSAIMGAANVYLGLRVGMTVSASIPAAVVGILLLRVVFRGGTILEANQIQTAASAGESLAAGVIFTLPALVLVGAWEDFNWWLTTGIAVSGGLLGVLFMIPMRRVFVVDNKDLAFPEGVACAEVLRAAEAGSDHTQNALPIFIGASVGALFKIFAGFFEIIAHSLQSAFFFGNQRVFYFGADISPALLGVGFIVKWRIALLIFIGGTFAWLFCIPLLGSTGTSELSAVDSAWHIWDSRIRYIGVGAMLVAGFDSIIRVRSGLRSAFLHVKDRLYGNNHNEGDDEDISSRSIAVLATLIVIVIARIYFEFTHNLAVTLLATVLMFVLSFFFTAVASYIVGLVGSSNSPVSGMTITAVLISGLFILATTAFTGVKGIEAMAAMLGVAGIVCCVACTSGDVCNDLKTGHLVGASPKLQQRMQIAGVIVGAVVMAPVLKLLHENTPGGIGGRELAAPQATLFANLARGFFSDQRLPWDMVWSRGWVLALSFCF
- a CDS encoding ATP-dependent DNA helicase; this translates as MSLLSDLLSQTGPIARSVSGYDHRPSQLEMAETVAQVLQYGGVSLIEAGTGTGKTLAYLLPAFLSEKRVVVSTATKVLQDQIINKDIPLLEQALGSDLRALPIKGLSNYVCKRRYRNFIQSSEFFDSRYAQDTELVQRWMDAAVYGEISELKQLKENSLLWPKINSGTDTRIGARCSFFEECFVTQLRRSAEHAQVLVVNHHLFFADLASKGPNNNGILPPYDAVIFDEAHQIEDVATEFFGVRVSSHHLETLIRDLVQSQFYLDERGAFELLFRQVERCFSECFSLLPKNREIDSQRFEISVEHFSDAVQKKMFELDDALDALQSRCDNYSKKHAIAAQFVKRIRNLRDDISLISEGGNRDHVIWAEQKSRSLAIGASPIDISYVFRSQVLERNEAVVCTSATLSSSSSFKFIRQRLGIEEEVDEKIIESPFNFQEQVILYVNENMELPNTATYNQSIAEEIISLIELSKGGAFVLCTSLKSMHELHTLCAKRLGFKCLMQGQASKNELLSEFKKDANAVLFGSGSFWEGVDVPGAALRLVIIDKLPFAVPTDPLLVARAKAIEERGASPFMDYQVPSAALALKQGFGRLIRSKSDKGIVAVLDSRLVKKGYGKVLLRGLPSCPIIKNFDELKIRYKDLCPSVVTLKSENELEVRVF
- a CDS encoding protein kinase; its protein translation is MWRPGDIIGDYEILAHLKTGGMATLYLARRRGAAGFSRRVAIKVIHPRLESHQTFVRMFVDEAMLCSRIQHPNVVQVEEFGEWEGTHFLVMEYVPGCSLSELTRALRRQGRRMSTELACAITMRIADGLHAAHETRDDNGQFLNIVHRDVSPTNVLIANVGYVKLIDFGVAKAANHQEKTASGIVKGKYQYMAPEQALGRIIDRRTDIFALGVVLWELLTMETLFDVSSTDELMDRLRGAPIPQPSLINEQIPEKLDDLVMKTLAQDPEYRPQTAQELRSMLYHAIPESLRIDSAQIAALINAIMPEEMTIHTHRAKSPAVSKLAPNEARLVIETASQKGEEFRISQNQSRWIVGRGRDVHWTLDDLDASREHFVISVDEGKVRIEDLHSKNGTFVNGIKQSQAVLKPGDVIVVGSTSIRFEQISATRANTPSSKQKEAVTMLTKNLLKHDMKSEQT